GATCGACAGTTATATACAGGTCATTATGATCGTGCTGTGGACTTTTGGGATTACGGCCATTTTCCTGTCGCTTTTTAATTTGTCATTTAAGACATTACTGGGGACTTTCGGGGCAATTTCAGCCATTGTGATCTTGATTTTCCGTGATACCATTCTCGGTTTTGTGGCCAGCATCCAGGTTTCAGTAAATGATATGGTGCGCATCGGCGACTGGATTACCATGGATAAATTCGGTGCCGACGGCGACGTGATCGAAATCAACCTTGCTACTGTAAAAGTGCGCAACTTCGACAATACGACCACCACGATACCAACATACAGCCTGATTTCAGATTCCTTCCGAAACTGGCGCGGCATGCTAGGCTCAGATGGACGGCGCATCAAGCGGCATATCCTGATAAAACCTTCGAGCATCCGCTTTTTGAAGCCTGAAGAACTTTTCGAATTAAAGAAAATTCAGCTTGTTTCCTCGTATATCGACCAACGCCAGAGTGACATCAATAAATACAATGCCAATCGGAATATTGATAAATCATTGCTGATTAACGGACGGAACATGACCAATTTCGGGCTGTTCCGAAAGTATATTACGCAGTATTTGCAAAATTATCCGGGACTCAACAAAGACATGCTTTTGCTGTGCCGTCAACTGCAACCCACGCCACATGGCATTCCGCTGGAAATTTACACGTTTTCCAGTGACAAGCGCTTTGAGAATTATGAATACATCATGGCCGATATTTTTGATCATATTTTTGCTTCGGTTGGGTATTTCGGGTTGGAAATCTATGAAATGCATGCGGATGCAATCGACAATTAAAAGCAACTTATTTGCCTTTTGTCAATCTTAATACCGATGCATCACGTAATTATCTCATAATCCGGCTTTGAACTTTTGCCGTAAAAGAATTCCTGGCTATTTTTTTAATACATTTGACACGTAAATCATGGATATGAAAAAAACAATACTTCTGCTTTTGATGGGCTTTTCTGTTTTTTCCCAAACCGGAAAAGTCGCTGAAGATATACTGAAACTGCAAAAAGAACACGTCGTATTTGCACATTACGCTCCATTTTCGATAAATCCAAATCCTGCTTCGGCTGAGTTTACCAAAACAGTAGATAACGCTACAATAGCAACTTTGGATGCCTCAGTGACCATGCAGATCATGGCTGAAAACAAGGAATATATTGAGCTTGATGTTCCTTATAATAATACCGTAATTACAATATCCTTATACAAAACGGATGTATTTGCAGAAGGTTTCGAATTGCGCACGAGCGATGCGCCTGATGCAAAAAAGACTATTGAAAAAGGGCATTTTTACCGAGGCATCATCAAAGGCGATGTGCATTCCCTGGTATCTTTTAACTTTTTCAAGGACCAGATGAATGGTATTATTTCAGGGCATCAATTCCGGAATATCGTAGTGAATAAGCTCAATATCAAAGGCAATACCACAGATTACATTGTCTATTCGGATGCCAAATTAAAACTTGACAACTCCTTTAAATGTGCCGTAACGGAAAAGGATTTAAAGGAAATTCCTGCGAATACACAAAATAGGAATACGCTCTCAAACCGTTGTGTGACCGTTTATTTTGAAATCGACTACGACATGTATCTTGCCAATGGAAGCGATGTTGTACAAACCAACGTCTGGATGACTTCCGCATTCAATAATGTACAGACACTTTACAACAATGACGGCATCAGCGTTGCGATTAAATCCATTTATGTCTGGACCACGCCTGATCCTTACCTCGGTGATGCTTCCTGGCAATACCTGCAGCAATTTCATGCGCAACGACCGGTTTTTAACGGAGATGTCGGACAGCTTGTAGGGATCGACAGCGGGCTTGGCGGTGTAGCTGCCGTAGTAGATGGTTTATGCTCTGGTAACAATTACAGTTATTCTGATGTTTATTTTGATTTCAATACCGTCCCTGTAATGTCATGGACGATCGAAGTGATTACACATGAATTGGGCCATCTTTTGGGATCCCCGCATACACACGGCTGTTACTGGAATGGAGATGGTACTGCCATTGATGGTTGTGCCACAACTGCAAATCCGGCCTATGCGGAAGGCAATTGCCCCATCGGCGATGTCCCACTGCCTGAAGTTGGCGGGACGATTATGAGCTATTGCCATTTACTGGAAGGCGTCGGGATTAACTTTGCCAATGGTTTCGGGCCGCAGCCTGCTGCAAGGATCCTTCAGAATGTAAATGCTTCCACTTGTCTCAGCAGTAATTGCATCAATACATGTATTTCACAAATCAACAACCTGAATGTCACCAACGTCACCTATACATCAGCCGAGCTTACATGGACCGATGCGGACACGACGAATACGTCATGGGAAGTGTCAGTATCAACCTATCCTTACCAGCCCGTTACATGGATTCCTGTGGGCACCAACGATTACATTGTCACAGGGCTTTCTCCGAACACCTCATACGATATCTGTGTGCGCAGCGCCTGTTCGGCAGGGCTTGAGGCGGTATCGAAATGCTATTATTTAACTACTGCGGCCGATTTCTGTGCAGGACAGCCATTTGTAGATTCTGGCGGACTGGATCATAATTATTCCGATTATGAGGATTGGACCAGGACTGTTTTTCCTACAGACCCGAATGATAAGGTTAAAGTAACATTTAACAGCATTGCCATAGAAGACGGCTGGGATTACCTGTATATTTTTAACGGACCGAATATAGAATCGGATATGTTGGCTGCCATTACCGGATTCGATGTCGTAGGCCCTTTTGAATCGACAGATGCGTCCGGAGCACTCACATTCCAGTTTGATGCCGACACCAATACAAATCTTGCAGGCTGGGATGGTGCTTTCAGTTGCCTTGATCTCGGAACTTCAGGAAATAGCCTGATCGATTATTCGTACTACCCGAACCCAACGACCGGAATCCTCAATATCAAATCCAAAAATGAAATCCAGTCCATCGCTATTTACAGCCTCGACGGAAAACTCCTTGACCAGTTCAACGAAAAGCAATTTGATGCTAAGGTCGATTTGTCCTCCTACGCAACCGGAACATATGTCTGCTCACTGCAGTTCGAACAAACTTCCACCTCATTCAAAGTGGTCAGGAAATAATTAGATAAATCACAAAAAAAGGTCCGCAATGCGGACCTTTTTTATTGAAACAACTTAAATATTAAGCGCGTTCCAATCTCTTTGCGGCTCTTTTTTCCTTGAACATTTCGAACAACGCCCCTCCTACCCAGTACATTACGAAACTGATCAGGAACATCATCAGCCAAAAGCCGATCGTCAGGACTGTAAGGAATGCCAAAAAGCCTAAATACTGTTGAAATTCAAACATGTTTTCCGGAATTTATGAATTCACGCCAAAGGTAAATGAATAATGTTTATCCGCCAATAAAACAATCCAAATATTTTTTTAAAAGGGCTTTAATCGCTAAATTTGGCGCAGCTTTTTCAGGAGCTGTTTCCTGCTGTCCGCTGTATCTTTTTTAGCGGTAAATGGGCAAACCTCCGAATGGCGTATTGGGAACCGCTAAAAAAGGATGCCGCTTCCATCAGGGCTACGGCGCTGACGAAACCGGAAACTTTGGCCACTGCTTTACAAATTTGTAACTTATATAAAATGGAATTCAGGATAGAAAAAGACACTATGGGCGAGGTAAAAGTACCCGCTGACAAATATTGGGGCGCCCAGACAGAGCGTTCAAGGAATAACTTTAAGATTGGCGCTTCGGCTTCGATGCCTCTGGAAATCGTACGCGGTTTTGCTTACCTGAAGAAAGCTGCTGCGTATGCGAACCACGATCTTGGCGTATTGTCAAAAGAAAAACGCGATGCCATCGGTCAGGTTTGCGACGAAATCCTGGAAGGAAAACTCGACGACGAATTCCCTTTGGTCATCTGGCAAACCGGTTCAGGAACGCAAAGCAACATGAACGTAAACGAAGTGATTGCAAACCGCGCGCAGGTTTTGGCAGGATTCAAGATCGGCGAAGGCGAAGCGGTCGTAAAAGCAAACGACGACGTGAACAAGTCGCAATCGTCAAACGATACCTTCCCAACAGGAATGCACATCGCCGCTTACAAAGCAGCTGTTGAAATTACCATTCCGGGTGTAGAGAAACTGAAAAATACTTTAGACGCAAAAGCGGCAGCATACATGAACGTCGTTAAAATCGGACGTACGCACCTCATGGATGCCACACCCTTAACGTTAGGCCAGGAAATCTCAGGTTATGCGGCACAACTTGGCTACGGACTGAAGGCTTTAAAAAATACGCTTTCTCATTTATCTGAACTTGCCCTGGGCGGAACTGCAGTAGGAACCGGATTGAATACTCCGGAAGGATATGATGTGAAAGTGGCGCAATATATCGCTGAATTTACAGGGCATCCTTTCGTCACCGCACCAAATAAATTTGAAGCATTGGCATCTCATGACGCCATTGTTGAAGCGCATGGTGCTTTAAAACAACTGGCTGTTTCGCTGAACAAGATTGCAAATGATGTACGCATGCTTGCTTCAGGCCCGCGTTCAGGCATCGGGGAAATCATAATCCCTGAAAACGAACCGGGTTCGTCCATCATGCCGGGTAAAGTAAACCCAACGCAATGCGAAGCCCTGACTATGGTTTGCGCACAGGTTATGGGTAATGATGTTGCCATTTCAGTGGGTGGCATGCAGGGTCATTATGAACTGAATGTGTTCAAGCCGGTGATGGCTGCCAACTTCCTGCAATCGGCAAGGTTGCTGGGTGATGCGTGCGTATCATTCGACGAGCACTGTGCACAGGGAATTGAACCAAATTATACAAGAATAAAGGAATTGGTCGACAATTCACTGATGCTGGTTACGGCATTAAACACCAAAATCGGATATTATAAAGCTGCTGAAATTGCACAGACAGCGCATAAAAACGGTACCACTTTAAAGGATGAAGCGGTGCGTTTGGGTTACGTTTCTGCGGAAGATTTTGATGCCTGGGTAAAACCGGAAGATATGGTGGGAAGCCTGAAATAATTTACAACCTAGATTAAAACCGGCAGTTTAAAAATAAAAAATCCGTTGCGATGGCAGCGGATTTTTATGTTTAACTATAGTGATACTATCTATACAATCCTACCAAAATTCGGCTACGCAACTGCCGTTAATCGTTCTGGTCATCCCCGATCCATCATCAGCAGCAAATGTCGCATTGTTGAATATAATCTTGTATTTATTGGTACCTATAGTCGTAATGGAAATCGTGCCTGAGGCTTCTGCATTTCCAAAATACAGCGCTGGCGTGTTGTAATCACCAACCACATAATCTGCGGGCAACGTTCCTGCAAAACCTATACTATACACCTGGTATGCCCCGTCCACCGTTGCTCCGGAGTAATTGAAATCGAGCTCGATGACTTCTGGATCAGTGCCTGCTGTTGTCTTTTCAATAATTTTCATGACTTTCCGTCCGTCTTCCTCATAAACGATGCTGTTGTAATTTTTTTGTTGGGAATTGGCACCTATGTTAAATTCTCTGCCATTTACCTGCAACGAACCATTGTTATCAGAATCACTGCTGCAGCCTAATGCCATCAGGCCGATAATTAAAGTGAAAAAAATAAGTTTCATATTTAATTTATTTAAAGGTATTTTTTAGAAAAACCACAAACGACAATTTTCAAATGGGAATCTACAGGTGTCAGAACCACTTTTTACGCCGGAAATAATAAACCATAAAAACCACTGTGACAAACATCACACCCAGGACAATGAAATACCCATTCTTTGTCTTAAGTTCGGGCATGTTTTCAAAATTCATTCCGTAAACGCCTACGATAAAAGTCAGCGGCATAAAAATCACCGAAAAAATGGTCAGCGTCTTCATAATCTGGTTCATTTTTTGCGCCTGCGACGAGTAAAAGATATTCGAGGCGCTTTCCAGGGTATTACTGTCATATTCTATCTGCTCAAGGATTTCGAGTGATTTTTGGTGAAGGCGGGCGAAAAACGTGTAGTTGGCTTTTTCGATACCATCAAATTC
This genomic stretch from Flavobacterium pallidum harbors:
- a CDS encoding mechanosensitive ion channel family protein, with protein sequence MHKVMENIFGWSFKLLKSWHVNETFASYFSLFFDLVLLYFLAYGIYFGFRFILVRLMIIVARRTKTRFDDLLVTNKTAKYIAYLIPLLFVYKSVPIIFRNFDYWEPIFGKLVKMYIVLLVLWIIRSIFNALRDYLKLIPRYSDKPIDSYIQVIMIVLWTFGITAIFLSLFNLSFKTLLGTFGAISAIVILIFRDTILGFVASIQVSVNDMVRIGDWITMDKFGADGDVIEINLATVKVRNFDNTTTTIPTYSLISDSFRNWRGMLGSDGRRIKRHILIKPSSIRFLKPEELFELKKIQLVSSYIDQRQSDINKYNANRNIDKSLLINGRNMTNFGLFRKYITQYLQNYPGLNKDMLLLCRQLQPTPHGIPLEIYTFSSDKRFENYEYIMADIFDHIFASVGYFGLEIYEMHADAIDN
- a CDS encoding M12 family metallo-peptidase yields the protein MKKTILLLLMGFSVFSQTGKVAEDILKLQKEHVVFAHYAPFSINPNPASAEFTKTVDNATIATLDASVTMQIMAENKEYIELDVPYNNTVITISLYKTDVFAEGFELRTSDAPDAKKTIEKGHFYRGIIKGDVHSLVSFNFFKDQMNGIISGHQFRNIVVNKLNIKGNTTDYIVYSDAKLKLDNSFKCAVTEKDLKEIPANTQNRNTLSNRCVTVYFEIDYDMYLANGSDVVQTNVWMTSAFNNVQTLYNNDGISVAIKSIYVWTTPDPYLGDASWQYLQQFHAQRPVFNGDVGQLVGIDSGLGGVAAVVDGLCSGNNYSYSDVYFDFNTVPVMSWTIEVITHELGHLLGSPHTHGCYWNGDGTAIDGCATTANPAYAEGNCPIGDVPLPEVGGTIMSYCHLLEGVGINFANGFGPQPAARILQNVNASTCLSSNCINTCISQINNLNVTNVTYTSAELTWTDADTTNTSWEVSVSTYPYQPVTWIPVGTNDYIVTGLSPNTSYDICVRSACSAGLEAVSKCYYLTTAADFCAGQPFVDSGGLDHNYSDYEDWTRTVFPTDPNDKVKVTFNSIAIEDGWDYLYIFNGPNIESDMLAAITGFDVVGPFESTDASGALTFQFDADTNTNLAGWDGAFSCLDLGTSGNSLIDYSYYPNPTTGILNIKSKNEIQSIAIYSLDGKLLDQFNEKQFDAKVDLSSYATGTYVCSLQFEQTSTSFKVVRK
- the fumC gene encoding class II fumarate hydratase translates to MEFRIEKDTMGEVKVPADKYWGAQTERSRNNFKIGASASMPLEIVRGFAYLKKAAAYANHDLGVLSKEKRDAIGQVCDEILEGKLDDEFPLVIWQTGSGTQSNMNVNEVIANRAQVLAGFKIGEGEAVVKANDDVNKSQSSNDTFPTGMHIAAYKAAVEITIPGVEKLKNTLDAKAAAYMNVVKIGRTHLMDATPLTLGQEISGYAAQLGYGLKALKNTLSHLSELALGGTAVGTGLNTPEGYDVKVAQYIAEFTGHPFVTAPNKFEALASHDAIVEAHGALKQLAVSLNKIANDVRMLASGPRSGIGEIIIPENEPGSSIMPGKVNPTQCEALTMVCAQVMGNDVAISVGGMQGHYELNVFKPVMAANFLQSARLLGDACVSFDEHCAQGIEPNYTRIKELVDNSLMLVTALNTKIGYYKAAEIAQTAHKNGTTLKDEAVRLGYVSAEDFDAWVKPEDMVGSLK